A portion of the Ferrimonas lipolytica genome contains these proteins:
- a CDS encoding DUF2946 family protein: MLLHRVVLPLMILWVLALSLATQVHAASHISGHHHSNSVCEWCQQHDNFSSVVTHSSVVPTPEASAIQNSPRYCNDVPLRNSYRYAIRAPPHP, encoded by the coding sequence ATGTTGTTGCACCGTGTTGTATTGCCGTTGATGATCTTGTGGGTGCTAGCGTTATCGCTGGCAACTCAGGTTCACGCTGCATCCCACATCAGCGGCCACCACCATAGCAACAGCGTTTGTGAGTGGTGCCAACAACACGACAACTTCAGCTCCGTTGTTACCCACTCCTCGGTGGTTCCCACCCCCGAGGCAAGCGCCATACAAAACAGTCCGCGTTACTGCAATGACGTCCCGCTTCGCAACAGTTACCGTTACGCCATTCGCGCCCCACCACACCCTTAA
- the epmB gene encoding EF-P beta-lysylation protein EpmB produces the protein MITRNLDSVQCLDRRWQQEVADAYSDPLQLLAFLGIDPNHYGEGLTARKLFPMRVPKAFAAKMEHGNVHDPLLQQVLPVAAEFIEQAGFNTDPTGEQDDAKPGLLHKYRSRVLLMLRGGCAINCRYCFRRHFPYQDHKVGQSEIAEAIDHINNDSNINELLLSGGDPLMARDDHLADLFLQLRQARNLKRIRIHTRLPVSIPNRITNEFINLCQQAPWQIILVLHSNHANEICSELADKLAQLRAAGVTLLNQGVMLKGINDNAQTLVDLSERLFEVGVMPYYMHQLDKVVGATHYEVSDDEARAIMAEVITLLPGFLVPKLVREVAGKSSKTPIDLHLS, from the coding sequence ATGATAACCCGAAATTTAGATTCTGTGCAGTGCTTAGACCGACGTTGGCAGCAGGAAGTCGCCGACGCCTACAGCGATCCCCTGCAACTTTTGGCCTTTCTTGGCATAGACCCAAACCATTATGGCGAAGGTTTAACCGCCAGAAAGCTATTCCCCATGCGGGTTCCCAAGGCCTTTGCCGCAAAAATGGAACATGGCAACGTCCATGACCCATTACTTCAACAAGTGCTTCCGGTGGCGGCAGAATTTATTGAACAAGCGGGCTTTAATACCGATCCAACCGGTGAACAAGACGACGCCAAGCCGGGCTTGCTCCACAAATACCGTTCTCGAGTACTGTTGATGCTTCGTGGCGGCTGCGCCATAAACTGCCGTTATTGCTTCCGTCGCCACTTCCCTTATCAGGATCATAAAGTCGGTCAGAGCGAGATTGCCGAAGCCATTGACCACATCAATAACGACAGCAATATTAACGAACTGCTGTTGTCCGGCGGCGATCCGCTGATGGCTAGGGACGATCACCTGGCCGATCTATTTCTGCAGCTACGTCAAGCCCGTAATCTAAAGCGGATCAGGATCCACACCCGTTTGCCTGTCAGCATCCCTAATCGCATTACCAATGAGTTCATTAACCTTTGCCAACAGGCTCCATGGCAGATCATCTTGGTGTTACACAGCAACCATGCCAATGAAATCTGCTCAGAGCTGGCAGATAAACTCGCGCAGCTTCGGGCAGCCGGCGTTACTCTGCTCAACCAAGGGGTGATGCTCAAGGGCATTAACGACAACGCCCAAACCTTGGTGGATCTATCGGAGCGACTGTTCGAGGTTGGTGTGATGCCTTACTATATGCACCAGCTCGACAAGGTGGTTGGTGCTACCCATTACGAAGTGAGTGACGATGAGGCCAGAGCGATTATGGCTGAAGTTATTACTCTGCTACCGGGGTTTCTGGTTCCTAAATTGGTGCGAGAGGTGGCGGGTAAATCCTCAAAAACTCCGATTGATCTACACCTTAGCTAA
- a CDS encoding DUF3016 domain-containing protein, producing MNKLVWLMVAMTSGVAVAAETESWPQQDGDVTVVWQEPENYRDVDATSGVQSRYQNHVFAKLGKHMQEQITPKLQTGEKITVTVTDLDLAGDVRPTFGATTNDIRVVKSVYPPMIHFTYQLNNGDGEVLQQQKVELRDMSFDSGGLQRNRHESLHYEMNMLDDWVKKILEPQLANR from the coding sequence ATGAATAAACTGGTTTGGTTGATGGTTGCAATGACCAGTGGTGTTGCTGTTGCAGCAGAAACTGAGTCTTGGCCACAACAAGACGGAGATGTGACTGTGGTATGGCAAGAGCCCGAAAACTACCGTGATGTTGATGCTACCAGTGGCGTTCAATCTCGTTATCAAAATCACGTGTTTGCTAAGCTTGGTAAGCATATGCAGGAGCAGATAACCCCGAAGCTGCAAACCGGTGAGAAGATTACTGTCACTGTGACGGATCTCGATTTAGCTGGCGATGTGCGACCAACCTTCGGCGCTACGACTAACGATATCCGGGTGGTGAAATCGGTGTATCCACCGATGATCCATTTCACCTACCAGCTTAATAATGGCGATGGTGAGGTGCTGCAACAGCAGAAGGTTGAGTTACGTGATATGAGCTTTGACAGTGGTGGGTTACAGCGTAACCGTCATGAATCGCTGCATTATGAGATGAATATGCTCGACGATTGGGTCAAAAAGATATTAGAACCCCAGTTGGCTAATCGTTAA
- a CDS encoding bacterioferritin-associated ferredoxin, producing the protein MYICVCFGVTDTQIKQAIENGATDLKALQAELNVGSQCGKCIRTTLEMMEQTKDLEPNYYQAA; encoded by the coding sequence ATGTACATCTGCGTTTGCTTTGGCGTAACCGACACTCAGATCAAACAAGCCATTGAAAATGGTGCCACTGATCTTAAAGCCCTACAGGCTGAGCTAAATGTGGGTAGCCAATGTGGCAAGTGCATCCGAACGACGCTTGAAATGATGGAGCAAACCAAAGACTTAGAACCAAACTACTACCAAGCCGCTTAA
- a CDS encoding metal ABC transporter permease: MMDMLSILLPALAAGVLVLASHVVMGRQVLARGIIFIDLAIAQIAALGAVLANTSHQLEHLVGVGWWLPLLFAIAGAALIAWLERVAKAELEAMIGCLYVLAAVAAMLLLANDPHGGELLKQLLSGQILWTDWDALLWPSVATGVVLLLLWWRPTLLSGRGFYPLFALMITFSVQLVGVYLVFASLILPALAVNRMDGSRALFSGYGVGLAGYLVGLGLSACWDLPSGATIVASLVAVALLARLLVCLCRDERRVTL; encoded by the coding sequence ATGATGGATATGCTAAGCATCTTATTACCAGCGCTCGCTGCTGGAGTGCTGGTGTTGGCAAGTCATGTGGTGATGGGGCGACAGGTGTTGGCTCGAGGGATTATCTTTATCGACTTGGCCATTGCTCAGATCGCGGCATTGGGGGCGGTGCTAGCTAACACCTCCCATCAGCTCGAGCATCTCGTTGGGGTTGGCTGGTGGCTGCCATTACTCTTTGCCATTGCTGGTGCTGCGCTTATCGCCTGGCTTGAGCGGGTGGCAAAGGCTGAGCTAGAGGCGATGATCGGTTGCCTCTACGTGCTGGCGGCAGTGGCGGCAATGCTACTGTTGGCCAATGATCCTCACGGTGGAGAACTGCTAAAGCAACTGCTATCGGGGCAGATCTTATGGACCGATTGGGATGCGCTGTTATGGCCTAGCGTTGCCACTGGAGTGGTGTTGCTGTTGTTATGGTGGCGACCTACGCTACTCAGTGGCCGTGGTTTTTATCCACTGTTCGCACTGATGATAACCTTCTCGGTGCAGCTAGTTGGAGTTTATCTGGTGTTTGCCAGTTTAATCCTGCCTGCACTTGCGGTAAATCGAATGGATGGCAGTCGAGCCTTGTTTAGTGGTTATGGCGTTGGATTGGCGGGGTACCTCGTTGGACTAGGACTTTCGGCGTGTTGGGATCTGCCCTCGGGTGCGACCATTGTCGCAAGCTTGGTGGCAGTGGCACTGCTTGCGCGGTTGCTGGTATGCCTATGCCGCGATGAGCGACGGGTAACACTATAA
- a CDS encoding TraB/GumN family protein, whose amino-acid sequence MKYLLLAIWFVIGSGLPLAAAETDKPLFYQLQLGEQQAWLLGSIHVGTADFYPLPMQIEAAIEQASALVLEANPNDPNLPALFAQYALAKKPLPHALASKIRQHCQQQQLQCNLDLAPWLLSSQMALAMMTQAGYSPALGVESQLLLRFKPQQVLELEGMAMQLKLFDSLSYDANIAMAEASIDEFDVGQMVDAWRHGDSDALQQLIFDDFTEDELMQVLMFDRNRYMVNKIERMMSAQNQLLIVVGAGHLVGQQSMVQLLRQQGVTVTNCWQRQCQLRQ is encoded by the coding sequence ATGAAATATCTTTTGTTAGCAATATGGTTCGTTATCGGCAGTGGATTGCCGTTGGCAGCGGCTGAAACCGACAAGCCGTTGTTCTATCAGTTGCAGCTTGGTGAGCAACAGGCGTGGTTGTTGGGATCGATTCATGTCGGTACAGCAGACTTTTACCCATTGCCGATGCAGATTGAAGCCGCCATCGAACAAGCGTCTGCGTTGGTGCTGGAAGCCAACCCCAACGATCCCAACCTACCGGCTTTATTTGCTCAATATGCCTTAGCTAAGAAGCCATTACCGCATGCCTTAGCCAGCAAAATTCGACAACACTGTCAGCAGCAGCAACTGCAGTGCAATCTGGATCTGGCCCCATGGTTACTGAGCTCGCAGATGGCGCTAGCGATGATGACACAAGCGGGTTATTCCCCTGCGCTTGGGGTGGAGTCACAGCTACTGTTGCGCTTTAAACCACAACAGGTGTTAGAGCTTGAAGGGATGGCGATGCAGTTAAAATTGTTCGATTCACTCAGTTATGACGCCAATATCGCTATGGCGGAAGCCAGTATTGATGAGTTTGATGTGGGGCAAATGGTTGATGCATGGCGCCACGGTGATAGCGATGCCTTGCAGCAGCTGATCTTTGACGACTTCACTGAAGATGAGCTTATGCAAGTGCTGATGTTCGATCGTAATCGCTACATGGTAAACAAGATTGAACGAATGATGTCTGCCCAGAACCAACTATTGATTGTGGTCGGGGCAGGGCACTTGGTGGGCCAACAAAGCATGGTTCAGTTGTTGCGACAGCAAGGCGTTACCGTAACCAACTGTTGGCAACGCCAGTGCCAGCTGCGTCAGTAA
- the bfr gene encoding bacterioferritin, whose product MKADPKVIACLNKVLGNELIAINQYFLHARMYKDWGLLKLGDYEYHESIDEMNHADWLIERILFLEGLPNLQSLGKLRIGEHTKEMLECDLNLEMDAIPDLRDGIEYCEQVRDYVSRDLFQKILDSEEEHVDWLETQLELINKVGIENYQQSQMGDQPAG is encoded by the coding sequence ATGAAGGCCGATCCAAAAGTCATCGCGTGCCTAAACAAGGTGCTAGGCAATGAACTGATTGCAATCAATCAATACTTTCTCCACGCTCGAATGTACAAAGATTGGGGGTTGTTAAAGCTCGGCGACTACGAATACCACGAATCCATCGACGAAATGAATCACGCCGACTGGTTGATTGAGCGAATTCTATTTTTAGAAGGGCTACCCAACTTGCAAAGCTTGGGTAAGCTGCGGATCGGCGAGCACACCAAAGAGATGCTCGAATGCGATCTTAACCTCGAGATGGACGCCATTCCTGACCTGCGTGATGGCATTGAATATTGTGAACAGGTGCGTGATTACGTCAGCCGCGATCTGTTTCAGAAGATCCTCGACTCAGAGGAGGAGCACGTTGATTGGCTCGAGACCCAACTAGAGCTAATAAACAAAGTTGGCATCGAGAATTACCAACAAAGCCAAATGGGCGATCAGCCTGCTGGGTAA
- the epmA gene encoding elongation factor P--(R)-beta-lysine ligase: MSWQPTADMAQLRQRGHLLAQIRQFFAERDVLEVDTPAMSQAAVTDPHLYSFETTFVGPGASQGLPLHLMTSPEFHMKRLLCAGSGCIYQIGKSFRNEESSRYHNPEFTMLEWYRVGFNEHDLMVEMAQLLRLTLGCGEPEKKSYQQVFIDALGLDPLSASVTELQQECAKHGLADIAQTETTAAPLQQMLFSMVIEPTIGQTVPLMVFDFPANQAALARINPDDPRVAGRFEVYFKAIELANGFYELADADEQLARFEQDNRDRVALGLPAKPIDHNLIAALRHGLPDCAGVALGIDRLLMLGIGVDHIEQVTAFPVSRA, from the coding sequence ATGAGTTGGCAACCAACCGCAGATATGGCTCAGTTGCGTCAGCGCGGGCACTTGTTGGCACAGATCCGGCAGTTTTTTGCTGAGCGCGATGTGCTGGAGGTGGATACGCCGGCAATGAGCCAAGCGGCAGTTACGGACCCGCACCTTTATAGCTTTGAAACTACCTTCGTTGGCCCCGGTGCGTCACAAGGTTTGCCACTGCATCTGATGACCTCGCCAGAGTTCCATATGAAGCGGCTGCTTTGCGCGGGTTCCGGTTGCATCTATCAGATCGGCAAGAGTTTCCGCAACGAGGAGTCGAGCCGTTATCACAACCCAGAATTTACGATGCTGGAGTGGTATCGAGTCGGCTTTAACGAACACGATTTGATGGTAGAGATGGCGCAGCTATTGCGGCTAACGCTTGGCTGCGGAGAGCCCGAGAAGAAGAGCTATCAACAGGTATTTATTGATGCACTTGGGCTTGATCCGCTGAGTGCTTCGGTAACTGAGCTACAGCAGGAGTGTGCCAAACATGGCCTGGCTGATATTGCTCAGACTGAAACCACAGCCGCGCCATTGCAACAAATGCTGTTCTCGATGGTGATTGAACCAACGATTGGCCAAACCGTGCCCCTAATGGTGTTTGACTTCCCTGCCAATCAAGCGGCATTAGCGCGGATCAACCCAGATGACCCCCGTGTTGCTGGGCGATTTGAGGTGTACTTTAAGGCGATTGAGTTGGCTAATGGCTTTTACGAACTGGCGGATGCCGATGAACAGTTAGCGCGGTTTGAGCAAGATAATCGTGACCGAGTTGCACTGGGGCTGCCTGCCAAGCCTATCGATCACAACCTGATTGCTGCGTTACGCCACGGCTTACCGGATTGCGCTGGGGTTGCACTGGGGATAGACCGTTTGTTGATGTTGGGCATTGGCGTTGATCACATCGAGCAGGTAACGGCGTTTCCTGTCTCCCGCGCGTAG
- a CDS encoding NAD(P)/FAD-dependent oxidoreductase — MKKIVVVGGGAGGMELVKKIGSKLGKQHKAEITLVDICNHHIWKPLLHELATGSLDEGTNAIDYQVHGAHNGYLYQQGALSGIDRDNRQVILAPLHNNNGEMVLDERRLDYDYLVLGIGAVSNDFGIRGVKEHAYTLDLTEQAMTLRERIQHLFMQHANGQRQGKLKVAIVGAGATGVEMSAELHHMAHALRGYGYHIDDDLLQLTLIEASESVMPALPKSKLRQLVNDKLLELGVDVRTETMVTSIEATGLHTKCAEFIEADLIIWAAGVKAPEVLSTLGLETNNSNQVVTDDTGLSVSDERIFSFGDCACVPQENGVFLPPRGQTARQLALVVGDNLMRRLNNPDAELKHYVYKDLGSFVNLARFNTVGNLFSHWRGGLQLAGAPARFVYASLYRRHLLTMHGPFKGSLLLLINGLHSLLRPQLKLW; from the coding sequence ATGAAGAAGATCGTAGTAGTCGGCGGTGGTGCCGGCGGGATGGAATTGGTTAAAAAAATCGGCTCAAAGCTAGGCAAGCAACACAAAGCCGAAATCACCTTAGTCGACATCTGTAATCACCATATCTGGAAACCATTGTTGCACGAACTTGCCACCGGCAGTTTAGATGAGGGCACCAACGCCATCGACTATCAGGTGCACGGCGCGCACAACGGTTATCTATACCAGCAAGGCGCCTTAAGCGGCATCGACCGTGACAACCGTCAGGTGATTCTAGCCCCACTGCACAACAACAACGGTGAGATGGTGCTAGACGAACGTCGTCTAGATTACGACTATTTGGTATTGGGGATCGGTGCCGTCAGTAATGACTTTGGCATCCGTGGTGTTAAAGAGCACGCTTACACCCTCGACCTAACCGAGCAGGCCATGACCCTGCGCGAACGCATTCAACACCTCTTTATGCAACACGCCAACGGCCAACGCCAAGGTAAGTTAAAGGTTGCTATTGTTGGTGCCGGTGCCACCGGGGTTGAGATGTCAGCAGAGCTACACCACATGGCTCACGCGCTGCGAGGCTATGGCTATCACATCGATGACGATCTATTACAACTGACCCTGATAGAAGCATCTGAGTCGGTCATGCCTGCGTTACCAAAATCGAAGCTGCGCCAATTGGTGAACGATAAGTTGTTGGAACTGGGTGTCGATGTCCGCACCGAGACCATGGTTACCTCGATTGAAGCTACTGGCCTACACACTAAATGTGCAGAGTTCATTGAGGCTGATCTGATCATCTGGGCGGCTGGTGTTAAGGCACCAGAGGTTTTGTCCACGCTCGGGTTAGAGACCAACAACAGCAACCAAGTAGTAACCGACGACACCGGCCTAAGCGTCAGCGATGAGCGTATTTTCTCATTTGGTGATTGTGCCTGCGTCCCCCAAGAGAACGGGGTATTCCTGCCTCCGCGAGGACAAACCGCACGCCAGCTGGCGTTAGTGGTGGGTGATAATTTGATGCGCCGCCTCAACAACCCAGACGCAGAGCTGAAGCACTATGTCTATAAGGATCTTGGTAGCTTCGTTAACCTCGCTCGCTTTAATACCGTTGGCAATCTCTTCTCCCACTGGCGTGGTGGGTTGCAGCTTGCGGGTGCGCCAGCGCGCTTTGTCTATGCATCGCTATATCGGCGCCACTTGTTGACCATGCACGGTCCATTCAAAGGCAGCTTATTGCTCTTGATTAACGGCCTGCACTCGCTGCTACGACCGCAGCTAAAACTTTGGTAA
- a CDS encoding metal ABC transporter solute-binding protein, Zn/Mn family, which yields MRTNSNLSLLSAVVITGLMLSPQALALKIFACEPEYAALAQELAPAATIFSATSALQDPHHVQARPSLIAKLRQADLAICAGAELEVGWLPMLQMKANNPQVRDGNAGMFYAMDYIEPLGVPDKVDRSMGDIHAGGNPHMHFSPQRIEQVAAALRDRLMSIDSDNAEAYQQQWQLFASRWQQAQQQWQLKAKPLQGKQVIAYHSSFMYLFDWLGMEQVGNLEPKPGLPPTSAHLSSLLQQVQATPPLALIYTGYQDNRGVNWLAKRTDVTALQLPFGPGVDGIDSLFELYDSVLDKLLAVPSS from the coding sequence GTGCGCACCAATTCTAATTTATCCTTGCTGAGTGCAGTTGTTATCACTGGCTTAATGCTGAGTCCACAAGCGCTAGCTCTGAAAATATTTGCCTGTGAACCTGAGTACGCTGCCTTGGCGCAGGAGCTGGCACCAGCAGCAACCATCTTTAGCGCGACCTCGGCATTGCAGGATCCTCACCATGTTCAGGCTCGTCCCAGTTTGATCGCTAAACTGCGCCAAGCGGATCTTGCGATCTGCGCTGGTGCTGAGTTGGAGGTGGGCTGGTTGCCGATGTTGCAGATGAAGGCCAATAACCCGCAGGTTCGAGATGGCAATGCTGGCATGTTCTATGCCATGGACTACATTGAACCGCTTGGAGTACCTGACAAGGTGGATCGCAGTATGGGGGATATCCATGCTGGTGGTAATCCGCACATGCATTTCTCACCTCAGCGAATTGAGCAGGTTGCAGCTGCTTTGCGTGACCGCTTAATGTCGATTGATTCTGATAATGCCGAGGCCTATCAGCAACAGTGGCAGTTGTTCGCCAGCCGTTGGCAACAAGCGCAGCAGCAGTGGCAGCTAAAAGCTAAGCCGTTGCAAGGTAAACAGGTGATCGCCTATCACAGTAGTTTTATGTATCTGTTCGACTGGCTTGGGATGGAGCAGGTGGGCAACTTAGAGCCCAAACCTGGTCTGCCACCGACTAGCGCGCATTTGAGTTCGCTGCTGCAACAGGTGCAAGCAACGCCACCATTGGCTTTGATATACACGGGTTATCAGGACAATAGAGGGGTTAATTGGTTAGCCAAGCGAACAGACGTTACCGCGTTACAGTTGCCTTTTGGTCCCGGTGTTGATGGTATCGATAGCTTATTTGAGCTTTACGACAGCGTACTAGATAAGTTGTTAGCGGTGCCTTCATCATGA
- the efp gene encoding elongation factor P — protein sequence MASYTTNDFKSGLKFMLDGEPCSIIENEVYKPGKGQAINRVKIRKLLSGKTFEKNFKSGESVEAADVMDYELAYLYEDGEFWHFMNNDTFEQIAADEKAVADAKKWLVEQDVCTLLLWDGRPIVVTPPNFVELEVTETDPGLKGDTQGTGGKPATLSTGAVIRVPLFITIGEVVKVDTRNGEYVERVRK from the coding sequence ATGGCATCTTACACCACGAACGATTTTAAAAGCGGCTTAAAATTTATGTTGGACGGCGAACCGTGCAGCATCATCGAAAACGAAGTATACAAGCCGGGTAAGGGTCAAGCGATTAACCGCGTTAAGATCCGTAAATTGCTTAGTGGCAAAACCTTCGAGAAAAACTTTAAGTCTGGCGAATCTGTAGAAGCGGCAGACGTGATGGATTACGAACTGGCCTACCTGTACGAAGATGGCGAGTTCTGGCACTTCATGAACAATGACACCTTCGAACAGATCGCAGCGGACGAGAAAGCCGTGGCTGATGCCAAGAAGTGGTTGGTAGAGCAAGACGTTTGTACCTTGCTGCTGTGGGACGGTCGTCCAATCGTGGTTACCCCGCCAAACTTTGTTGAGCTGGAAGTTACCGAAACCGATCCTGGTTTGAAAGGCGATACTCAAGGTACCGGTGGTAAGCCTGCCACTCTGTCTACCGGCGCGGTTATCCGTGTACCACTGTTCATCACCATCGGTGAAGTAGTGAAGGTTGATACCCGTAATGGCGAATACGTAGAACGCGTTCGTAAGTAA
- a CDS encoding prephenate dehydrogenase produces MSYQTIIDQIRNSLQTAYRQGIDADAVLDQIQKDGQGKFAAIFTSEAGFSTDSNRFGPYVKEMGQSLIDFEANPSNDQLATLVKQLELLLTTLAQFRQQVKATK; encoded by the coding sequence GTGTCTTACCAAACCATCATTGATCAGATCCGTAACAGCTTACAAACAGCTTACCGTCAGGGGATCGACGCCGACGCCGTTTTGGATCAAATCCAGAAAGATGGCCAAGGTAAATTCGCCGCAATCTTCACCAGCGAAGCGGGATTTAGCACCGATTCCAACCGCTTTGGCCCTTATGTCAAAGAGATGGGTCAATCCCTTATCGACTTTGAAGCCAACCCAAGTAACGATCAGTTGGCGACATTAGTTAAACAGTTAGAGTTGTTACTCACTACCTTGGCGCAATTTAGACAGCAGGTAAAAGCAACCAAATAG
- a CDS encoding porin — protein sequence MRINNITAGIVLASLATSVSAVEVTLPAISVVLDGYYQDGERALGSREDGFGLGETELALSGSIDDLFYGKLTTVIATQDSDTEVELEEAFIQTLALPAGFSVRAGRFLADFGYLNNQHLHSDAFVERPVVYRAFLGGHYFDDGVRLNWVAPTDTYWTLGIEAFDGESLQADEFEDPDSVGVYHAYTKFGGDIGTSHSWQLGLSYLHNANGEASLEEHEEEEHEHDEDEESGHNHGATFSGETLYGVDAVYKWAPNGNYKNNYLTVSAEYLQLEDLYQEDEAGLPDDHSGWYLSSVYQVNPNWSVGLRYGELDAAMAHEEEHEGEHELHIESGKVKETDFMVAWHHSHFSTIRLQYSDIDDELFDSKDDQIISLQFIMALGAHGAHQF from the coding sequence ATGCGCATTAATAACATTACTGCTGGCATCGTGCTGGCGTCTTTGGCTACCTCTGTTTCAGCGGTTGAAGTGACCTTACCTGCGATCAGTGTGGTGCTAGATGGGTACTATCAAGATGGCGAGCGCGCGCTGGGCAGCCGCGAAGATGGCTTTGGCTTAGGTGAAACTGAGCTAGCATTGTCGGGGAGCATCGATGATTTGTTCTACGGTAAGTTAACCACGGTGATTGCCACGCAAGACAGCGATACTGAGGTGGAATTAGAAGAGGCCTTTATTCAAACGCTGGCGCTGCCAGCTGGTTTTTCTGTTCGTGCCGGTCGTTTCTTGGCTGACTTTGGTTACCTCAACAATCAGCATCTGCACAGTGATGCCTTTGTGGAGCGTCCAGTGGTGTACCGTGCCTTTCTGGGCGGCCACTACTTTGATGATGGGGTGCGCCTTAATTGGGTGGCGCCGACAGACACCTACTGGACTTTGGGCATCGAAGCCTTTGATGGTGAATCGTTGCAGGCCGATGAGTTCGAAGATCCTGATAGCGTTGGGGTTTACCACGCCTACACCAAGTTTGGTGGCGATATTGGCACCAGCCACAGCTGGCAGCTTGGCCTTTCCTACCTTCACAACGCCAATGGCGAAGCCTCTTTAGAGGAGCATGAAGAGGAGGAACATGAGCATGATGAAGATGAAGAGAGCGGCCACAACCACGGCGCCACTTTCAGTGGTGAAACCCTGTACGGCGTTGATGCTGTATACAAATGGGCACCAAATGGTAATTACAAAAACAACTACCTGACCGTATCCGCTGAGTACTTACAATTAGAAGATTTGTACCAAGAGGATGAAGCCGGTTTACCTGATGATCATAGTGGTTGGTACCTCTCTTCGGTATACCAAGTCAATCCTAATTGGTCTGTCGGTTTGCGCTATGGCGAACTCGATGCGGCGATGGCGCATGAAGAGGAGCACGAAGGAGAGCATGAGCTGCACATTGAATCAGGTAAGGTGAAGGAGACTGACTTTATGGTGGCGTGGCACCACAGCCATTTCTCAACGATTCGTCTGCAGTACAGTGACATTGACGATGAGCTGTTTGATTCAAAAGATGATCAGATTATCTCGCTGCAATTCATCATGGCATTAGGAGCTCACGGTGCGCACCAATTCTAA
- a CDS encoding dienelactone hydrolase family protein encodes MTAPLLLITDIWGQHQTLEPLITELEKHFPAVAVLDPYSGQRFVFGNSNEAFGYFERRCSAAVYQQKVQDCLSSAAAPMNILAFSAGADATWPLLTNTDKVAKAALVYGNSIPLKAQLQPNCPTQLWLCQDDAGVKAQQTLLNQHADLALTEQTHGYFNPRSDHYDPIAATQDLAVLIRWFLRD; translated from the coding sequence ATGACTGCGCCACTGCTTTTAATCACCGATATCTGGGGTCAACATCAAACCTTAGAGCCACTTATCACTGAGCTGGAGAAACATTTTCCAGCGGTGGCTGTGCTCGACCCCTACAGCGGACAACGATTTGTGTTTGGTAATAGTAACGAGGCTTTCGGCTATTTCGAGCGCCGTTGTAGCGCCGCCGTTTATCAGCAAAAGGTTCAAGATTGCCTATCTAGCGCCGCAGCACCGATGAACATCTTGGCCTTTAGTGCCGGAGCCGATGCCACCTGGCCGTTGTTAACCAATACCGACAAAGTGGCCAAAGCGGCATTAGTGTATGGCAATAGCATTCCATTAAAGGCCCAACTCCAACCTAACTGTCCGACTCAGTTATGGCTATGCCAAGATGATGCTGGGGTAAAGGCACAGCAAACGTTACTGAATCAACACGCTGACCTTGCCTTAACCGAACAAACTCACGGTTACTTTAACCCTCGTAGCGACCATTATGATCCCATCGCCGCCACCCAAGATCTGGCTGTGCTGATCCGTTGGTTCTTGCGTGACTAA